A window from Bacteroidales bacterium encodes these proteins:
- a CDS encoding SAM-dependent chlorinase/fluorinase → MPVVTIISDWSQGDYYLASLKGALLSALNGIPVVDIMHNVSSFHLGEAAFVLGNSYRRFPSGSVHLICVDTFPQKNRRFLAVKGDGHYFLTADNGVVGLLFPQGGMEVYEITSYSAHTVFPELDVFVPAAVHIAGGNDLKEIAVRTESWKSMVPILPVYDDGTITGSVVYIDSYRNAITNIDRQLFEKVGRGRPFEIVVQSNRYRLTRIDDSYGEITSGELMALFNAAGFLEIAIARGNAADLLGLDTQSVIRITFFNREKKG, encoded by the coding sequence ATGCCGGTGGTTACCATTATAAGTGACTGGTCGCAGGGTGATTATTACCTGGCTTCGCTCAAGGGAGCCTTGTTATCGGCACTTAATGGTATTCCCGTGGTTGATATAATGCATAACGTCTCCTCCTTTCACCTGGGGGAAGCGGCCTTTGTTCTCGGAAACTCATACCGTCGTTTTCCCTCCGGCTCGGTGCATCTCATCTGTGTCGATACCTTCCCGCAGAAGAACCGAAGGTTTCTGGCAGTAAAGGGTGACGGGCATTATTTCCTCACGGCCGATAATGGCGTTGTGGGTCTGCTTTTTCCGCAGGGAGGTATGGAAGTATATGAAATCACTTCCTATTCAGCCCATACTGTCTTTCCTGAACTGGATGTCTTTGTTCCGGCCGCAGTCCATATTGCCGGGGGAAACGATCTGAAAGAAATCGCCGTTCGCACAGAAAGCTGGAAATCGATGGTACCAATTCTTCCGGTCTATGATGACGGAACGATAACGGGGAGTGTTGTGTACATTGATTCGTACCGAAATGCAATTACCAATATTGACCGTCAGTTGTTTGAAAAAGTAGGCAGGGGGCGGCCATTTGAAATCGTGGTGCAAAGCAACCGATACAGGCTCACCCGCATTGACGATTCATACGGGGAAATTACCAGTGGTGAACTGATGGCCCTTTTCAATGCGGCAGGTTTTCTCGAAATTGCCATTGCACGGGGAAATGCAGCCGACCTTCTCGGGTTGGATACACAGTCGGTTATTCGTATAACTTTTTTTAACCGGGAGAAAAAGGGATAA